CAAGAATCCAGGCTAGTGGCCTGGCCCTGGTGGTGACCACAGAAGTAGTAAGCGTTTGCTATATTTTGAAGGTAAAGCTGTTAAAACGTGCAGGTGGATTACATggagggtgaaataaaaaaaagagtcaagCATGAGGTCTGGATTTTTGACCTGAGAAACTAGGAGAGGAAGCTTCATGTGTCGCAGGAGGATGCTCTAAGCAGAAACCTGTTTCAGGTGAAAATCAAGAGTTTGGTTTCAGGGGTAAGTTTTTGGCTTTCAAGTTAAGTTTGAGATGCCAATTGGAACTGTGAAGTGCATGGTTTAAGTCCTTGGGTAGATGGATCTTGAGGTCAGACTGAAGGTCTAGCTATAGGCTGAGTCTGGGAGTCCTCAGTACCTGGAAGTCACAAGTGCATTTAAAGTCATGAGACTGGGTGAGATGATGGAGAGTCTGGGCACAGAGTGTCTGAGAACAGAGCCCCAGGAGGAGTCTCCAGAATGGACAAGTCGGAAATATGATGAGACTCTGAAAAGCAACCTACAAGGAGTGTCCGATAAAAAGCTAAGAGCTGTGCCCCAGAAGTTAAGGACAGTATTTCAAGAAGGTGGGATCATTTGAGACAAGAGCTGGAGGAAGATCAAGTAAAATGGAAACCGAGCGTCGCCCGGCCTCGGCATTATGGAGGTCATTAGAGGTCATTGGTCACCTTTACAAGAGTAACTCAGTGGAGTGAGCCAAGCCTGAGAGCGGAGGGTTTGAGAGAAATGGAAGAAGTGAGGAGAGCCAGTAGAGAGAACTCCTTTTGAGGAGTTTTActggaaaagaaagcaaggaaatcTAGTTTTCCAGTAGCTTCTCGATGGATGGACGGTTTATTGAAAGCCTAGGGAGGCACTGAGCCCGGGTGGGAGAGGAGCTGAAGCCCAGgagaaaccacatcctcagtgcCCAGTGTTGACTGAGAACACGGCTTGGCCCATTGTGGCTTCTTGGGCACACAAGACGACATGAACTAGGCCTGGAGGATCCCAAAGCAAGGCTCGTCTGCCTAGGGGACAAGGCTGGCTCTGGATCTGCTCACCAGACTTAGGCGTTTTCTGCATGTAATTGTGAAGCTGGGAATCCCTCAGGCCTGCGGTACCAAGCAGAGGGCTGCCTTATGCCTTTGGTTCTGTCCCCTCGAGGACACGGATCAAATGTGCAATGAATCATTTACTGAAAGGAGAAGTATAGGTGACACTTAGGTGACAGAGCTACAACGCTGCCAGTGAGGTAAGGCTACTCGTTGAGATCAGCGCACAGAGGATCAGAGAAGAGACACACAAAATCAGCTCCAAGAGGCAAAGATGGCTTCCGGCCAGCTTTACCTCACCGTATTACTTTCCACTGACCCGATTGGTTTGTTAACATTCTGATGGAAAGAGATTGTCGGTCATGGGGAGGATGGAAAAAGAAGTCGGAAAAAGATGAGTCAGAAAGTTAACATTGGTGAGGCCCACTCCTGATTTGAAAAAATACCCTCAGAATACACAGGATCAGTGGTGGTTAAGACTCACCCCTCACGGTGACGTTCACCACCTGGCTCTGCACAGGGCCGTAGCTGTTGTCGGCTGTGCAGTAGAATCCCCCGCTGTGGCTCCCTGGGACGACTGGGatctccagctctgctctctgggaatGCTGCGTCTTCCTCCCTAGAGTCTCCGATGTGTCCTCTCTGTGCCAGGAGAATGTGGTGACCCCTGTGCCTTCAGCCACGGAGCAGACAAGGACCAGCATCTCCCCCTCAATTGCCTGGCCTCCTGGGGGCTGAGTCTCCAAGGAGACCTGAGACACAGGGACCCCTGCGGGAACAGGAGCAGCAGCTGAGGGCCAGGTGTGGGGAAGGCAGGACTGGTTTCAGATAGAGTCACTTTTCACGCGACTTAAGGTGTCCTCCGTTAGCGGATACTAGTGCTGTGATCAATGGACTATGGATTTTGAATCTAGAACATCACTAAATGTGCTAACCCTTCCGGCCTAACACACAAAGCCCCAGGAGAGAAAAATCGACCACTCCTGGAGAAGCATTTGAGCTCTGTCTGACCTAGCTGGTGGTCTGAATTGTTTCGAGAGATAGGTAATAGAAATAGTGGTTGTTATGGGACTCAGCTGGACCACACCTGATTCCTGAAGTCCTGGGTTGATACCTAAGACaagatgatatttttctttttgggctgattgactatttttatttaatatcaggGGAAAAAATAGGCCACCATGTAAGGGACATACAAGTTTTTGGTCCCTTAAGAAGAAAATTTCTTTGAGAAGGCAATGTTTAATGAAACTGGCCCTCTCAtttctgggtacagtggcacatgcctgtaatcccagaaactcaggaggctgaggcaggaggattgcaagttctagccagcctgggaaacttagcaagaccctgccttagaaacaaacaaaagaacaacaacaacaacaacaacaacaacaacaaatcctgGCCCTTTTTTGCATTCTGTCTTTACTAACTCTTCTAAAGAAATACAAGTCCAATTCCAATCACCTGTAAACATAGACAAGATGGTATTTAGTGTATTTCCCTTTGTATGCATGTCTCCCTCACCTCTGCAGCACACCTCACAGACAGTAtattgtttttttgctattgattaGGAAGAGGTGGGTATTTGTCTTCTAAATAGTTTGCCCTGGGTTCTGGCATGCTGGATCTGCCAACTCAATAACAGGGAACCtcgttttcttgttttttaacccCAGATCTTGAATTGAACTCCATGCATCAGCTCTATCACTCCAACATGAAAGAGTTTGAAAGGAAGACTAAGTTGTTAGGGAAATGAAGGTAGAAATGAAATCccctatttcttttattatatagTTCCTCGATTCTTACTTTAAGCCTGAGCCCCTATCAGAATGACAAAACGAATCTCTTTTGGATAGTCCCTATACCCACGGGCCAGAAGGAGCCCAGAGATGTGGGAAAGATGCCTCAGTCCCACCCAGCCCCCTGGCCCTGCCTACTTACTCTGTACCAGGATCTCCCGGGGGGAGCTGAGCTTCTGGATGCTGCTGGTCACAGTTGCAGCCCCACATCTATACCTTCCCGAGTCTTCTCTCCAGATGGTGGGGATCTGGAGCCCTGAGAAGTTGCTCCAACTTGACAGGACGATCCTGTCATCTCTGAAGAAGATGAAATGAAGAGGGGTGTCCAGTCTCTCTGGAGGAAGATGCGTTTCACAGCTCAGGTTTACAGAGTTCCCTTCTGTAGGCTGAAGGGCTGTGACCTTCAGGTTCGGACGTGGAAATAGTtctagagagaaaaggaaaatcaagttCTGAGCAGGAGGGTATTTAGCACTCTGGGAGGAACAGGCTTGGATTCTCTGTCCCCGGAAACTTCAGACATACAAGATTAAATGTATCAAGCTCTCgattatgtttttctttcctaggACAATTCAAGTCCAATCACTCCACTTTCTCTGCCTCTGGGAGGGACTCATAAGTCTCCAGTATTCAGGGTTCCAATATTCCCCTATAAATCCCTCCTGCCCAGTTTCTCCACCCTGACATTACTAAATGAATCTATAGGAAATGAAGGATTTACCTTTAATTCCAATATATTTGGTAGCTGACGTATCTGCCGATTTTTTGTTCCTAAATCCAATGCATTGATAAAAGCCACTGTTATTTAAACTTGCTCTTGGGATAAAAAGATCCAAGCTTTTGTTAGAAACCAGAAGGACTTTTCCATTCCAAGTGTATTTCACGGAGGTCAgcttctcttttcccctttgctGGCATCTCAGAACCAATATGTCTCCTTCAAACACAGAATAAGGAGCCTGTAGGATTAAGGAGCCTGGAAACAACACAGAGATAAGATACCATCATTCAGGACACTACCTCCTTTCCCCCTGCCCCTTCAATTACAAaggctttattgttttctttctgccCCCATCAGAAGTTAATCTCCTGACCAAAGTCTATTCATTTCCTCCCAACTCAGTGAGGCATTCTTCAGATACAACTCCTAAACAAATTCTAAACACATGTATTCAATCATTTAAGGACAGATTCAAAATGTAAGGACTTTAATATGGAGAAGAAAAACCAAAGAAGGTGTGATCAAAATCTCTGTCATCATACAATAGAGCAAAAATCAACACCAGTCTGCTCACTAAATCTCCTAGCAGGTGCTATCAAAGAGGAAGCCTTTGGAGAAATATGCAAGGAATCATGGCAGTGCATTGGGGGATGCTAGAGAGAAGAACTATTTTCAGAGACACAAGGTTAGGTTCGATTGATTGTGAATGTGGTCCTCTGTGGAAATTTTCCTGCTGTGCAGGCTGTGACTTGAGGTTAGCTGTATCAATTCCATCTTAGATCCTGAATACCTCCTCCTAGAGAGCCACGTCTGTGAAGGGGATCCAGAACATTATGTGTAAATGAGGTAGAATTGCACGGGAAGGGATATGGGCATTTTGCAAATTGgagatgaaaaaatagaaaggaagaagggacagaTACCAGGACAGGCAGGGATGAAAGGCCAGAGGTTTGAAATCTCTGACTTTCTCCTTCATGCTCAGCATGTCCGTGTGTGTGATTTCTCCCCTGTGAGGCTGTGAAGTTCCACAGGGTAGCATCTCAGACAGCTTCCTCTTCGTATTgactaaacaaacaaatttccTGGACAATGTAAATGTGTGAGAATGTATGCTGATTAATATGAAGCATTTCAACTCGAATTTCAAgtgaaaaacatttgcagacAACGAGGAAGAGTGTAAAACTGTAAGCAGCTAAGGctaagggagagagaggaaggaaggacccCAGTGCTTAAAAACTGCAGAGAGCTACGATCTTAACCAGTTCACCTTCTCTCTCACCTGTAGAAAAGGTCAAGGATACAGGGTCACTTAGAAGTGAGCCCTGGACCTTGCATCTGTAAGTTCCCGATTCACGGACTTGCAGGGTATCTCCTGGGGTTTCTCTTCGTGTTGTGTGTCCATATTTCCCGTaccattctgttttctctggTGCATGGAAATGAAACCTATTGCAAGTCAGATTCACTGTCTCTCCTTGAAAGACTGTGGTCCATGGAGGTTGAAGGGAAATCACAGGTCTGGGTGCAGCTGCTGAGAAGAAGAGAAATGAGTCTGAGGTGGTGGTCCCTGCAATCGCTGCCACCGAGGTTCCTGTGGGGATGACAGGAGGACCTGGATTTGAAGAATCCCCTGGGTCCTGGGGAGAGCTACTGCTTCCCCAAATTGCAGGTTCTACAGTTGGGCTCGCCTTACTGCCAGGTGCCGTGGCTGCTCCGGGGTTTCCAGGAGCAGACTGACCTTTCAGAGGGCAACCCCAGCGGGATCCATTCATGACTGATCAATGATGGGAGGTTTACAAATCCTCTAGCCTTCTCAGGTGAAGCCGATCCTCAGGGACATAACTGAGCATTGCATTTCTCCAGCATGTATTCCTTCCTCCAGGGAACTGCATGTTACAGTTCCTCTCTaagatgagtgtgtgtgtgtgtgtgtgtgtgtgtgtgtgtgtgtgtgtgtgtgtgtgaagggtaCCAGCACATGTCATCCCCAAATATGTTTCTTTCGTATATGAATTATTTTGAACCAAAAGACCATTGGGAActaccagaaaaaaaggaaaaatctaaaaataggccatatattttcttttcctaaagaaAATTTGCTTTGATAAAGGCATCTCCTTCTGTCGGACCTTCTCAGTAGAGAAGATATTGGCTTAGATCTGCACAACAAAGCATACTAAACAACCCTTGTTAACACGCTTTTCCTTGTCACCACCCATAACTCGCT
This region of Ictidomys tridecemlineatus isolate mIctTri1 chromosome 11, mIctTri1.hap1, whole genome shotgun sequence genomic DNA includes:
- the LOC144368439 gene encoding Fc receptor-like protein 4 isoform X1, whose product is MLLWVSLLVLAPVHGQFAAAPRPVISLQPPWTTVFQGETVNLTCNRFHFHAPEKTEWYGKYGHTTRRETPGDTLQVRESGTYRCKVQGSLLSDPVSLTFSTGSLILQAPYSVFEGDILVLRCQQRGKEKLTSVKYTWNGKVLLVSNKSLDLFIPRASLNNSGFYQCIGFRNKKSADTSATKYIGIKELFPRPNLKVTALQPTEGNSVNLSCETHLPPERLDTPLHFIFFRDDRIVLSSWSNFSGLQIPTIWREDSGRYRCGAATVTSSIQKLSSPREILVQRVPVSQVSLETQPPGGQAIEGEMLVLVCSVAEGTGVTTFSWHREDTSETLGRKTQHSQRAELEIPVVPGSHSGGFYCTADNSYGPVQSQVVNVTVRVIPSNRNVLIAGGAAGGLLSFLFLLGALLFFHWHRTKSGGGFWTAETRSPHTPGLGQSFHYICSAQVEPHVSCDNEGGLVYAEIQTTDPGEEGEGNTPWMPPEDKHALIVYSEVKTQLPVNSVGKVGSNDEDAEGYYENVVLM
- the LOC144368439 gene encoding Fc receptor-like protein 4 isoform X2 is translated as MLLWVSLLVLAPVHGQFAAPRPVISLQPPWTTVFQGETVNLTCNRFHFHAPEKTEWYGKYGHTTRRETPGDTLQVRESGTYRCKVQGSLLSDPVSLTFSTGSLILQAPYSVFEGDILVLRCQQRGKEKLTSVKYTWNGKVLLVSNKSLDLFIPRASLNNSGFYQCIGFRNKKSADTSATKYIGIKELFPRPNLKVTALQPTEGNSVNLSCETHLPPERLDTPLHFIFFRDDRIVLSSWSNFSGLQIPTIWREDSGRYRCGAATVTSSIQKLSSPREILVQRVPVSQVSLETQPPGGQAIEGEMLVLVCSVAEGTGVTTFSWHREDTSETLGRKTQHSQRAELEIPVVPGSHSGGFYCTADNSYGPVQSQVVNVTVRVIPSNRNVLIAGGAAGGLLSFLFLLGALLFFHWHRTKSGGGFWTAETRSPHTPGLGQSFHYICSAQVEPHVSCDNEGGLVYAEIQTTDPGEEGEGNTPWMPPEDKHALIVYSEVKTQLPVNSVGKVGSNDEDAEGYYENVVLM